The following proteins come from a genomic window of Novosphingobium aromaticivorans DSM 12444:
- a CDS encoding acyl-CoA dehydrogenase family protein, whose translation MANGIGMDAALEIADRVERFVREEVIPYESDPRRDDHGAPLDEMVMEMRGKARAAGVLTPHILSDGRHLNQRETAVVLIRSGLSPLGMLACNTQAPDEGNMYLLGKVGSPELKERFLKPLVSGEARSAFFMTEPAEDGGAGSDPSMMQTTCRRDGNHWVINGRKAFITGAKGAKVGIVMAKDEDGGACMFLVDLPDPAIEIVRVPNTIDSSMPGGHAVIDIKNLRVSSDQMLGEPGEGFKYAQVRLSPARLSHCMRWLGGCMRAQEIATDYACKRMAFGKHLIDHEGVGFMLAENRIDLKQAELMIDWCAGVLDTGSLGTVESSMAKVAVSEALMRVADKCVQVMGGTGVTTDTIVEQMFREVRAFRIYDGPTEVHKWSLAKKIRREWREATA comes from the coding sequence ATGGCGAATGGCATTGGGATGGACGCGGCGCTGGAAATCGCGGATCGGGTAGAGCGTTTCGTTCGCGAGGAAGTGATCCCCTATGAAAGCGATCCGCGCCGCGACGACCATGGCGCGCCGCTGGACGAAATGGTCATGGAAATGCGCGGGAAGGCTCGCGCGGCCGGGGTCCTGACGCCGCATATCCTTTCCGATGGCCGTCACCTCAACCAGCGCGAGACGGCGGTCGTCCTCATCCGCTCGGGCCTTTCGCCGCTGGGCATGCTGGCCTGCAACACCCAGGCGCCTGACGAAGGGAACATGTACCTTCTGGGCAAGGTCGGCAGCCCCGAGCTGAAGGAGCGCTTCCTCAAGCCGCTGGTTTCGGGCGAAGCGCGTTCGGCTTTCTTCATGACCGAGCCTGCCGAGGATGGCGGCGCGGGCTCCGATCCGTCGATGATGCAGACCACTTGCCGCCGTGACGGCAACCACTGGGTCATCAACGGGCGCAAGGCCTTCATCACCGGCGCCAAGGGCGCGAAGGTGGGCATCGTCATGGCCAAGGACGAGGACGGCGGCGCCTGCATGTTCCTGGTCGACCTGCCCGATCCGGCAATCGAGATCGTGCGGGTGCCCAACACCATCGACAGCAGCATGCCGGGCGGCCACGCCGTGATCGACATCAAGAACCTGCGCGTGTCCTCCGACCAGATGCTGGGCGAGCCGGGCGAGGGGTTCAAGTATGCGCAGGTCCGTCTGTCGCCGGCGCGCCTTTCGCACTGCATGCGCTGGCTGGGCGGCTGCATGCGCGCTCAGGAGATCGCGACCGACTATGCCTGCAAGCGCATGGCCTTTGGCAAGCACCTGATCGACCACGAGGGCGTGGGCTTCATGCTGGCGGAGAACCGTATCGACCTGAAGCAGGCCGAACTGATGATCGATTGGTGTGCGGGCGTGCTCGACACCGGATCGCTGGGCACCGTGGAAAGCTCGATGGCGAAGGTCGCGGTTTCGGAAGCGCTGATGCGCGTGGCCGACAAGTGCGTGCAGGTCATGGGCGGAACGGGCGTCACGACCGATACCATCGTCGAGCAGATGTTCCGCGAAGTGCGTGCGTTCCGCATCTATGACGGCCCGACCGAGGTCCACAAGTGGAGCCTTGCAAAGAAGATCCGTCGCGAATGGCGCGAGGCGACGGCATGA
- a CDS encoding phosphotransferase produces the protein MSAAAQDANAGTTPVREGYRFDEAALARWMEAEVEGFSGPLTVEQFKGGQSNPTYKLVTPGRSYVLRRKPPGPVLKGAHAVEREAQVLSALGSVGFPVAHVHGLCTDESVIGSWFYVMEMVEGRIFWDATFPEVSREERPAYFDAMNATIAQLHSIDHVAVGLADYGKPGNYFARQVGRWSRQYLEDELAGRDPNMDALVEWLPTAIPEGDETSVVHGDFRCDNMIFHPTEPRVIAVLDWELSTLGHPLADFAYHAMMYHMPPNIVAGLEGADLATLNIPSEAEYVAAYCRRTGREGIASWDFYMAFNFFRLAAIFHGIKGRYLRGTAASAHAKARAEAFPVLARLAREAMERCR, from the coding sequence ATGAGCGCCGCAGCGCAGGACGCCAATGCCGGCACCACCCCGGTGCGCGAGGGCTATCGCTTCGATGAAGCGGCGCTGGCGCGGTGGATGGAAGCCGAGGTCGAGGGCTTTTCCGGTCCGCTGACCGTCGAGCAGTTCAAGGGCGGGCAATCCAACCCGACCTACAAGCTGGTGACGCCGGGGCGCAGCTATGTGCTGCGCCGCAAGCCGCCGGGGCCGGTGCTGAAGGGCGCCCACGCTGTGGAACGCGAGGCGCAGGTGCTTTCCGCGCTGGGTTCGGTGGGGTTTCCGGTCGCGCACGTGCATGGGCTGTGCACCGACGAGAGCGTGATCGGGAGCTGGTTCTACGTGATGGAAATGGTGGAGGGGCGCATCTTCTGGGATGCGACTTTCCCCGAGGTGAGCCGCGAGGAGCGGCCTGCCTATTTCGACGCCATGAACGCCACGATCGCGCAGCTGCATTCCATCGACCACGTGGCGGTGGGTCTGGCTGACTACGGCAAGCCGGGCAACTACTTCGCACGGCAGGTCGGGCGCTGGTCGAGGCAGTATCTCGAGGATGAGCTGGCCGGGCGCGATCCCAACATGGACGCGCTGGTCGAATGGCTGCCGACGGCCATTCCCGAAGGCGACGAGACAAGCGTCGTCCACGGGGACTTCCGCTGCGACAACATGATCTTTCATCCCACCGAGCCGCGTGTGATCGCGGTGCTGGACTGGGAGCTTTCGACGCTGGGTCACCCGCTGGCGGACTTTGCCTACCACGCGATGATGTACCACATGCCGCCGAATATCGTGGCGGGGCTCGAGGGCGCGGACCTTGCCACGCTGAACATCCCGTCAGAGGCGGAATACGTCGCGGCCTATTGCCGCAGGACCGGGCGCGAGGGCATTGCCTCGTGGGACTTCTACATGGCGTTCAACTTCTTCCGGCTGGCCGCGATCTTCCACGGAATCAAGGGGCGCTACCTGCGCGGGACCGCCGCTTCGGCCCACGCCAAGGCTCGGGCCGAGGCGTTTCCCGTGCTCGCAAGACTGGCCCGCGAGGCGATGGAGCGGTGCCGCTGA